CCCCGCGAGCGGGCGAACCGCTCGGCCTTCCGGTTGGCTCTGCCGGTGAGGAGCCGCGAGTTGTAGATCTCGATCGCGTCCGCCCGCGCGAGTTCGTCCCGGGAGACCTTCGCGCCGACGCCGTGGCGGGAGGTCTGAAACGGGTGGGGGACGACGGCGATCCCGCCCGCCTCGCGGATCCGCTCGATCGTCTCCCCGTAGGGGAGACCGGCCTCCACCCGGTGGTCGACGCCGATCCCGAGGACGTGGCCGGCCGAACTCGTGATCTCGATGCCGGGGATCCCCACGAGTCCGTACTCGGGGGCGAGTTCGGCGGCCTCGAGGCTCGCCTCGATCTCGTCGTGATCCGTGATCGCGAGCGCGTCGAGGCCGACGGCGGCCGCCTGTTCGAGGAGGAGATCCACGGGATCGCGGCCGTCGTGCGAGAGGGCGGAGTGTGCGTGGAGTTCGACCGAGAGCACACCCGCGGTTCGACCGGTGCGTTCAAAAGGCGATCGGTTGCGGAGACCCGGCCTCGAAGCGGGGCGAGGCTACCGATCCTCGTACTCCGCGGGCGTGTAGGTCTTCAGTTCGAGGGCGTGGATGTCGGTGGTCATGTGCTCGCCGAGCGCGTCGTAGACCAGTTGGTGCTGTTGGACGAGGGGTTTGCCCTCGAACGCGGGCGAGACGACGACCGCCGCGAGGTGGTCCTCGTCGTGCGTTCCGCGCGGGTGGGTGACCGTCGCCTCTGCGTTTTCGACCCCCTCTTCGATCAACCGCTCGACCTCTGTGGCGTCCATACCCCGACTGCGTCCCCGAGGCCCAAAACGGTTTCATACCGTCGGCCGTGGCTCCTGGCGAGTCACGGCGGTATGACCGTCGGCATCAGGTCCACTGATCCAGCCCGGTCTGCGTGACCGACTCCTCGATGCGCTCGAACCCCCTCGCGACCTCCGCGTCGGGGATCCCCCAGTCGGCGACGTACTCGCGGGCGGCCTCGACGTCCGGCGAGAGGGCCGCGTCGAACCCGTAATCGTCGGTCACGTCCGGGTTCAAAAACAGCTCGCGGACGGCGTCCATACTCCCGATCGCGGCGCCCCGGGCGTCGAGAACGCCCGCGAGGTCGCCGTGTTCGCGGATCGCCTTGACCGCGGTTTTCGGCCCCATCCCGTGGACGCCCTCGTTGAAGTCGGTCCCACAGAGGATCCCCACGTCGACCAACTGCTCGTAGGTGAGGTCGTGGGCCGCGAGGGTCGCCTCCAGGTCCATACACTCTGGCTCGCCCTTGCTCGTGAGTTGCCGGAGCGTCAGCGGCGAGCCGAACAGCAGCGCGTCGTAGTCCTCGGTGCCGGCGTAGTCGACGTCGCCCGACTTGGCCATGTGGGCGGCCTGGGCCTCGCCCTCCGCGGGGGCCTCGACGTACGGAACGTCGAGCAGGTCGAGCAGTTCCCGCGTGGTCCGCTGGATGGCGTCGGTCAGACGCTGGGTGCGCGCCTCGAGGCGAGCGGCCTCGATCCCGTCGCCCCGGTCGCGGGCGGCCCGTGCCTTCGCCGCGGCGCGCTCCTTGGCGGCGCGCCGTTCGTCGATCTCGCCCTCCTTGAGGTCGGTGACGACGCCGTCGAAGACGAACACGGGGGTGATGTCGTTCTCGAAGAACTTCGGCAGCCCCTGGACGACCCCCACCAAGTTGGCCACCTCGGTGCCGTCGGCGGTGGTGTAGACGTCGCTCGCGGTCCACTTGACCGTCGTCGTCAGGTACCGGTAGAGCCAGTTGTGGGCGTCGATCGCGACGACCGCCCCCGACAGTTCGTCGAACGGGACCGCCTCGATGACGGCGAGGTCCCTGAGCGCTGCGTTTCCCATTACGGGAGGTAGGGACGCGCCCGATTTGAAGCTGTGGTTGGATTGTGTGTAGGAAAGCGACAACAATTAACCGGCGAGAGGCGTCGAACGGGTATGGTCGGACGGGGGAGGCTGTGGCCGGGCCGCCGGGGGGCGGCCGTGATCGGACTCGCACTGCTCGTGGTCCTCGCCACCGGCGTCGCCGCCGGGATACAGGGCCAGCCGAACGTGAGCGTCTTCGCGCCGGAGAACACCGTCTCGCCCGGCGAGACGACGCAGATCGAACTCGAACTGATGAACAACGGGACGATCGAGGAGGGCAGCCAGGGGATCGAGGTCATCACCCAGCAGGGCGACCGACAGCGCGTCCAGACGGCGCGCGACGTGACCGTCGAGGCCGAGGCCGACGGCCCGCCGTTCGAGGTCGAGACCTCGACGGTGCCCGTCGGCAACCTCCCGGAGGGGACCAGCGGACCGATCCCGATCACGCTGTCGGTCAACGAGGACGCCCCGGCGAGCACCTACCAGCTCTCGGTGACCGTCGAGTACGTCTACACGAGCGAGATCGAGAACGGCGAGGAGACGGTCGTCGAGGAGACGCTCACCGAGGAGGTACCGATAGAGATCGAGGAGACCGCGCGCTTCGAGGTTGAGGATACCGAAAGCGACCTCGCGGTCGGGAGCGACGGCGAGGTGACCGGTTCGATCGAGAACGTCGGCAGCGAGGACGCCGAGGACGCCGTCCTCCGGATCGCGGGCGAGGAGGGTACCCTCGGCTTCGCGGACAGGGAGTACGCGCTGGGCGACGTCGACGCCGGCGAGAGCGCAGAGTTCGCGTTCGACGCCGACGTGAGCGCGGAGGCCAGCGAGGGGGAGCGCCAACTGGACTTCGTCGTCGTCTACCGGGACGAACAGGGGAACGAGCGGGAGGCGACGACGAACGCGCGGGTGAGCGTCGGCCCCGAACCCGAGGAGTTCGGCGTCTCGCCGGTCGACGCCACGGTCGAGAGCGGGGCGACCCGGACGGTTGAACTCGAGGTTACCAACGAGCGCGACGACCCCGTGAGCAACGTGAACGCACAGCTGTTCGCCGACAGCCCGCTCTCCACCGAGGACGACGAGGCCTACGCCGACGAGATCGCGCCCGGCGAGTCGGTCGTCCTCGCCTTCGAGGTGAGCGCCGAGGACGGCGCGATGGCCAAGCAGTACCCGCTCGACGTCGACTTCAGCTACGAGGACGAGAGCAGCGAGACGCGTCTCTCCGATCGGTATCAGGTCGCGATCAAGGTGGTCGAACCCGCGGACGACGGAATCGCTAGCTGGGCCGCCGGCGCGGTCGGGGTCGTCCTCGTGATCGTCGGGATAGCGATCGGAATCCGCCGGTTGGCGTAGATGGCGCGCCACGAACGCCTCGTCTCGCGGCTGGGCGGCCTGATCACGGAGCGGCCGGGCACCGTCGTGCTCGTCTTTCTGGCGGTCACGCTCCTCTTCGCGAGCGGACTCGGGGGGACGGGAACGGAGGCCGGGACCGGCCAGTTCACCGAGGACGTCCCCGCCGAGCGGGCCCTCGACGACGTCGAGAGCCGGTTCGGCCCGCGGATCGAACTCGCCGACACCGGATCGACGCAGCTCATCCAGCGCGGCGAGAACGTCCTCGTTCGCGAGGAGCTGTTACGCATGCTTGCGCTGCAGGAACGGGTCCTCGATAGGGAGAAACTGTACGCGACCGAGGCGGACAGCGCCGCGGCGATCGTCGCCCGGACGATCGACCCCGAGGCCGACACGACCGCCGAACAACGCGCGACCATAGAGGGCGCGAGCGACCGCGAGGTACGCGAGGCGGTGCGGGAGAACGCCGACAACCCCGCCTTTACTGGACAACTGAGCGAGGACTTCAACGCGGAGTCGGCGACCGCCTCGGCGACGATCGGAACCCTCACCCACGAACTGCCCGGCGGCGTCTCGGAGACGACCGGCAACGACGCCGACAGCCCGATGACGCCGATCCAGGTGGAGGTCGAGACGATGGCCGAGCGAACTCCCGGCGAGATCCAGGTCTTCGGCAGCGGGATCGTCGCCGGCAAGTTCCAGACGATCATCGAGGACTCGCTGGCCATCGTCGTGCCTGCAGCAGTGATCCTGCTGTTGGTCTTCCTGATCGTCGCCTACCGCGACCCGATCGACCTGGCGATCGGCCTGCTCGCGCTCGCCATGACCGTCGTCTGGACGTTCGGGTTCATGGGGCTCGCGGGGATCCCCTTCACGCAGATGCTGATCTCGGTTCCCGTGTTGTTGCTGGCGGTCGGGATCGACTTCGGGATCCACGTCATCAACCGCTATCGCGAGGAACGGACCACGACGGCCTCCGTCACGGCGGCGATGGAGCGGACCACCGACCAGCTGCTGGTCGCGTTCGTGCTCGTGATCGGCACCACAGTAGTGGGCTTCGGCGCGAACTACACGAGTTCGCTCCAGCCCATCCGCGACTTCGGACTGGTGGCGGCGCTGGGGATCGCCTTCACGTTCCTCATCTTCGGGGTGTTCATGCCCGCGCTGAAGGT
The DNA window shown above is from Halalkalicoccus sp. NIPERK01 and carries:
- the fen gene encoding flap endonuclease-1, which codes for MGNAALRDLAVIEAVPFDELSGAVVAIDAHNWLYRYLTTTVKWTASDVYTTADGTEVANLVGVVQGLPKFFENDITPVFVFDGVVTDLKEGEIDERRAAKERAAAKARAARDRGDGIEAARLEARTQRLTDAIQRTTRELLDLLDVPYVEAPAEGEAQAAHMAKSGDVDYAGTEDYDALLFGSPLTLRQLTSKGEPECMDLEATLAAHDLTYEQLVDVGILCGTDFNEGVHGMGPKTAVKAIREHGDLAGVLDARGAAIGSMDAVRELFLNPDVTDDYGFDAALSPDVEAAREYVADWGIPDAEVARGFERIEESVTQTGLDQWT
- a CDS encoding PHP domain-containing protein — protein: MLSVELHAHSALSHDGRDPVDLLLEQAAAVGLDALAITDHDEIEASLEAAELAPEYGLVGIPGIEITSSAGHVLGIGVDHRVEAGLPYGETIERIREAGGIAVVPHPFQTSRHGVGAKVSRDELARADAIEIYNSRLLTGRANRKAERFARSRGLPMTAGSDAHIGEMVGQAVTRVETGGERSVEAILDGVREGRTAVDGKRTPWRISFRQAGGGAKRRVKRRFGSLLE
- a CDS encoding BolA family protein, whose amino-acid sequence is MDATEVERLIEEGVENAEATVTHPRGTHDEDHLAAVVVSPAFEGKPLVQQHQLVYDALGEHMTTDIHALELKTYTPAEYEDR
- a CDS encoding COG1361 S-layer family protein; its protein translation is MVGRGRLWPGRRGAAVIGLALLVVLATGVAAGIQGQPNVSVFAPENTVSPGETTQIELELMNNGTIEEGSQGIEVITQQGDRQRVQTARDVTVEAEADGPPFEVETSTVPVGNLPEGTSGPIPITLSVNEDAPASTYQLSVTVEYVYTSEIENGEETVVEETLTEEVPIEIEETARFEVEDTESDLAVGSDGEVTGSIENVGSEDAEDAVLRIAGEEGTLGFADREYALGDVDAGESAEFAFDADVSAEASEGERQLDFVVVYRDEQGNEREATTNARVSVGPEPEEFGVSPVDATVESGATRTVELEVTNERDDPVSNVNAQLFADSPLSTEDDEAYADEIAPGESVVLAFEVSAEDGAMAKQYPLDVDFSYEDESSETRLSDRYQVAIKVVEPADDGIASWAAGAVGVVLVIVGIAIGIRRLA